In a single window of the Campylobacter hyointestinalis subsp. lawsonii genome:
- the groES gene encoding co-chaperone GroES, giving the protein MNFEPLGKRILVEREEEVKTTASGIIIPDNASKEKPSKGKVVAVSKEAENVGVGDIVYFAKYAGSEVSLEDKKYLVLNLEDVLGKTK; this is encoded by the coding sequence ATGAATTTCGAACCACTTGGAAAACGCATTTTAGTAGAGCGTGAAGAAGAAGTTAAAACTACTGCTAGCGGTATTATCATACCAGACAATGCTTCAAAAGAAAAACCTTCAAAAGGTAAAGTAGTAGCAGTCAGCAAAGAAGCTGAGAATGTTGGTGTTGGCGATATCGTGTATTTTGCAAAATATGCAGGTAGTGAAGTTAGCTTAGAAGATAAAAAGTATTTAGTTTTAAATTTAGAAGATGTTTTAGGTAAAACAAAATAA